Proteins encoded by one window of Salmonirosea aquatica:
- a CDS encoding antibiotic biosynthesis monooxygenase family protein codes for MYARIVQVPIRAESATDATDYYRNSVGPAFKQQEGFKNSRFLIDSANGKCLFVTLWESEEARAKSENDGLLENTLANMKQYFAGSPTVDYYEVVEEVA; via the coding sequence ATGTACGCAAGAATTGTTCAGGTTCCGATTCGGGCCGAATCGGCCACCGACGCTACCGACTACTACCGCAATTCGGTTGGCCCCGCTTTTAAGCAACAGGAAGGCTTCAAAAACAGCCGTTTCCTGATCGACTCGGCCAACGGAAAGTGTCTGTTTGTCACGCTCTGGGAATCCGAGGAAGCCCGGGCAAAGTCCGAAAACGACGGGCTTCTGGAAAATACACTGGCCAACATGAAGCAGTACTTCGCCGGATCGCCCACGGTGGACTATTACGAAGTCGTGGAAGAAGTAGCTTAA